The following is a genomic window from Rutidosis leptorrhynchoides isolate AG116_Rl617_1_P2 chromosome 8, CSIRO_AGI_Rlap_v1, whole genome shotgun sequence.
AATAGCGAACAAAGTTGTTTAGTGTTACATGTGCTTTGTTATTTTTCAatctttcatttttatttattaattgaaTGAAAGAGTTAACATCTACGGGTGGTAGATAGTTTGTTTTTTCGTTTAATTGGATATAAAATATTAATAAGATTTTATAGTTTGTTTTTTCGTTTAATTGGATATAAAAtattaataagatttaagtttTTGTTAATTTCATCCTAGTTTTTATTCATCCAAAAGGTTAGAATAGTCCTTTGTGTTCATTTAGAGTATTCAGTCAACGCAAAAGGAAATAACGATTTTGATTCTCTCTCCTTAGTCACTATTATTCAAACAAACATTTATAACCATACACGAGTCGTcataaaaagtagtttatatttttatctgTATCCTTCGTTGAATTATTTTTCGTTAAATTGAAACACTTAGAGATCAGGGGTATGTTCGACAAATCTAAGCTGGAGCTAGCGTTTGTATTACACAAATTGCTTTTCGTATAGAAATTAAATGTTACATTGGataataatatgttatattaaGTGTCTTTCTTTTTTTTGTTTGTCATAGCTTATGTTGTATGTATGGAACATTTTACCAAAACTAACTTTTCACGTACGCTTTCTAGAATGCAGGATAGGTGTGGCAAGGCATTAGTTGGATGCATAGCTTCTCAAAACACTCATACAGATGTGCAAATTGCACGCTTGAATCTTGATATTGCAACACAAAATGCAAATTTAGTGTTTCTACAAGCACTTTAAGATTATATATCTGAACAAAAAGCTGTTTTAGGAGACGGTTGGCATGTTAAATTTGAATATTCAGAAAGTTCTGGTAAAAATTTTCTAATTTATCGTGCCCCTGATGGAACTACATCTGAGTCAATGACAGAAGTTGCTCGTTGTATCAGTTTGTTTTCGTTTGCGAAACAAATGACAACAATAATAGCGTTGTATTACTGCAAAATGGATCACATGCTATTATAAATATGAATGGTGCTTCAAACTTAATGAACAGGTTCAGTAATGGTGAAAATGCAATTGATGTTCACACAACAGAGAATGGCAACTATGTGTCACAGTTACTTGTAAGTCCTTTTTTTTAACGGCAATATTTATTAGAAACTAGCTTCTAGAAAGGCACAGCTGTTACTTGTAAGTTTATTAACCCCCTCTTGTGTGTGTATCTAATACGCCAACCTTTGTCTGACTTCATTAGAAATGGGAGAATTAAGCGGGTTGGGTTACTAGTAAAAGATGACATTTGTTAATATGACCTAGATTGGGTTGGGTCACGATTACCTGCCAATACTTTTTTGTCTAATTTTTCTAATTAAAATAAGGGTTTTGCTAATGTGTGCTCCCATGACGCACATTAAGCTGCAATTAATAATGTTGAAGTTTCCTTGTATATTATAATTTGAATTTAATAATCATTAATTCAATCTATTATTTACCATTTTTATGTATTCATTAATTTATTTACCGAGTTCACTAAATACACCTTAACATATGCTACAGGGCCATACGTGAGCAAAACCCTTAAATTATTTGATCATTGTATTAAATTTGGTTTTAGGTGAATTTTCCTACGTCTGAGCTGCTTCCTTTTTAAAACTCTTAACCAATTGAGATACACAGCACCAAACTCGACCCATTTGTAGGTAAATGGGTTGATTTTCCACCTATGATTATTCTGTCGTACGTGTGTTGCAGGATGGTTTACCAGTTCAATTTGAAGACTTCTTTATTACATCAATTGGAAAAATCGACCCACGACCCGCATTTCACAACACTTCTCAAATTTGGCCCATCGGTTACAAATCCACCTGGCATGATAAGCTAACAGGGTCCATTTTCACATGTAACATTTTAGACAATGGTGATTGTACCCCGATATTCAGAGTAAATCGGTATTCATGCACAAAAAAGTCAACTCCAAATCCTTCAACAGTGATCTACAACACAAAAAGTGGGCCCTCTGATGATATTCCTATCCGTTTGACCACCGAAGAAAGTCAACATTTGCCCTGTAATAGCTTCATAAACGGTGACTTAATAGGCGAATTTTCAGTCGAAGGTAGATCACCATCATCTGCATGGCAAATGGTTATAGAAACTTTGTTAATTGCATGCCGTCAAGCATTTCAAGATCTTAAAGTCTTCAAATTTTGCTGTAACCATAGGGTTGAAGGTCAAAACtgttataataatttatataatgtcGACTCGTTAGACAAATTCGGTTGTTTAAATGGTCATATTAATAGCATTCCTAGCTTAATACTGACCATAGAACAACTTGAAATTACTTGCACGGTTTTAAGGAGATGGTTGCAAGTGGACAGATTTGGTCTCGATGTTGAATTTGTACAAGAATTAATAGAGCAGCTTCCGGAAGTTTCTGATTGTTTGGGATATAAATATTTGGATGAAAGATGTCAAAATTTGATGACTCATACTGTTAAGAGTGGGTTTTTTACGGTATTAAAAAAATCGGTTGTATCGAATAGTGTTACGGAAAGCGATAAAAGAATCGGTCCACCTGGCAGTGCGATTGTCTCAAACCTTCCTAGTGGTTTAATCGGTGATGCTCTTCAGGTATAAGAGTCATGTTTTAATTGTAAATACTGGTGGTGAAATGGGTGGGTTAGTATCTTCATTATATGGGTCAAAACGGGCGGGTTAATTTATGTTAAAAATACATAAGTAACGTGATAAAATATGGTTGCAAAACTTCATGATCACAAATATAATATGAACTTTTGTACTCAAGTGATGTAGGAGGTGATTTGCATTGAGTACTATAAAGATAAATAGACCTGAATGAGGCCATCTGTATGTAAATGGGTCAAACCTTTAACCTATAGTTGTAAATAGTGCAATGAACGGGGATCTTCATCTGGTCCAAACCGTAAGGAAACTGACAAATAAATTATAATGGGACCGAAATCCAGACCAACCTGAACTGGACCATGATGTCGTGAACCAAATACAAACTTAAATAATTGTCTAATATGGAAATATAAGCTTTAAATCAGCAGAAATATATTATTgagaaataaaataataaaaccaACTTTCTAAAGTATATTTTTTTGTTCACCTGTTTAGGCGTATGAGTTCAGCTTGCGGTTTTATAATCTTTTGGGTCAAAAGGCACCTCTCTCTAGACAAAAGCTAGAATACGAGCTACTAAATCCGTGGGTCGATGGTTTTACTTCACTGAATAACGGAATTTCCAAAATTGCCCCCGATGCAACAAAAGAAACCGAGAAAAACGGTTCTCAATCACTATTATCAAACTATCAAATATCAGTGTTGAAAGTTGTAGTTGAAGATGTGTTAGCAAACGTTGTTATTAGTGATTCTTCTGTTGCCATGGAGTCGAAATCAAGAAAAGGGAGGAAGAAAAATATGGATGCTGTTGCGGTTTCTGGTAAAAATAATATTGAGATTGGTTTATTTCCTGTTAATGAAATAACGTGGCCAGAAGTAGCCAGGAGATACATTTTGGTTTCGTTGTTTATGGATGCGAATCCGGATTTGGAGATCACGAAACGTGAGTTTGATGAAGTTTTTCGATGCTTAAATGGTGATGGTGGCCCACTTTGTGGTTCGTATACAGGAATGGCTGCAATTGAGGCTGATGCTGTTGTAAGATTTATTAACATTtccttattatattatttaatttttaaTAGGTAACAAATTGTGCGGTTCAAGTAGGATGGGTAAAAATTCAAACCAGGTTTCCATTCAGACGGTTCAGTTTAGGGGTGTGGGCTGAAGCAGGGAGGGCCGGGTTGGGTTGGGTGGAACCACATAACATGGTTGACTATTTATGTTTGCCAACTGAAAATTGGTTATTTTTCTTCATTTTTTCTTATTATAGCTAACTTTTACCAATCAAGTATTATGTTTGTAAACTGGAACTTAGAGCATTTCTAACTGTGACTCTGATGTCACAAGCAGTTGGTGCACTAGCTGCCTGTGACATGGCAATGTGTTTCTGACATTCTTTAACCCCTGTGTCagttttttgtgtcaaatattCTTTAACCCTTGTGTCagttttttgtgtcaaatatttggtagggttttgtgtcaaatatttggtAGGGTGATGTgtaaaatctgattggaaattgggtggaaaaaattatttaaatattaaatataaaaaagcACTTGAATCTGATTGGTTGAAGTCAAAACTCACGTTCAAACACATTCCGTCCAAATACCGACTAACGCTCCATTTGTGTCAAAATTAATGCTGCGTTAAGTTCTGTTAGTTTCGTCAGATGTACCATGTAGGATGACTGGACGGTTAGGAAAGGTCTTATACATTTTTCTTCATATGTGATATTCTCAGGTTCTAACAGAAGCTTCAAAGCAAATCTTATCATCTGTGAAGAGTAAAGTAGTCGACTTTATCATAGATAAAAAAGATCTTAATACCAACCTTTCTATAGAGACAAAGAGAAGTAATAAACAACGTCCAGAGTGGATTAAGATTCTAGAACCAATAAGAAAGCAACCAACAAATGTGGGAGCAAAGATAAGAAACCAGATTAAGATGTCTTTAGAAAAAAGACCACCCGAGTGGGCGAAAAAGATGCTGTTAGAGTCCATAAGTAAGGAAGTCTACAAGGGTAATGCAGCGGGACCTACCAAGGTTAGTTTTCGATATCATCAGTTCGTGGATTTCTTTTAGAGTGGTAACCTCAACAAGTTTACTTATGAATGAGTTAATATCAGTTTAAGTCAAACGAGTAAATCATAGTACTAGTTTAAAGCCTTAAAAggaaacatatcaaatgggttgaaCCTGGTCAAATGGGTCGAAAGCTATCCAAAGTGTAGTCTTGTTGCAACATACCTTCTAAATCATTTTGGTAAAGATTAAGATAATtattgaaataaataatgttttattTTTTTCATCCTCACcggcatatattttttttaataaaaagtcAAAATATTTATTCAAAAGGTGTTGGGGGCCAACCTAACCGGACCTGTTACAACCCATACAAAGTTACCATCTGAAGTTACTGTGGTCAAAAGTTGCCCAAAAGTTAATTTTTAATTCATAATAAACCTTCTAAACCTTGTTAATTTAAATTAGTCACTGGTTACTTAAAAACAAATTTTGTTACTTTTGTATGGAGAAAAAGTATCCAGTTCTCCGTTTTGGCGAACACCAACTTGCTTTGACTTGTCAACTGACCTACCCATGTTGCAAATATGTGCCTTTTGTTCTCTTAAATAACAACTGACTTCGAATTCGATTTTTTACAGAAAATTATAGTCAAGGTTCTTGAGACGGTGAGAAATGAAAATCCTCCTACTAAGACGAAAGCAAAAGAAAGTCGTGTTGTAAGGACAATATCTGATGTCATCATAAAACGGTGTCGTATGGTACTACGTGCTGCTGCTGCTGAAGATGAAAACAAATGTTTATTTGGTCTAATGACAGAATCCCTCTTGAAACCGAATGGTCCTGATGATGTTGGAAATCCTTTAACAGTTTCACGACCGTTAGATTTCAGAACAATCGATCTCAGATTAGATGCAGGATTCTATGATCATTCACACGAATCTTTCATTGAAGATGTCCGCGAGGTATgccaaaaaaaaggaaaaaaaactcATAAACATCTTATTAGATTTCCCAGTTTTGACCTTTACTTAAAAATGGATGATAAGGTAAATCTTTCATTGAGGATGCAGTGGGACCCTACATTTATATCTTTAACGTCTGAAAGGAGTAAATATTTTTTAATTAGGTTAAAGTAAATGCAAATAGTACGACTTCCTAATATGTGAAAAAGTAGGTAACTTAAGAAGGGGCATATTGTGTGCGGATGAACTAACCTGACCCATTTTGAAATGCTAAACGTTACATGAGTTTTTCTTTTGGGGCTGTTACCCAGCCCCGCTGATCCGCCCATTTTACCACCTTTAGTTTTACCTGTTTGACATGTGCGATCTTTTGGCAGGTTTGGCAAAATTTGCGAATGGCGTATAGGAACAAACCTGTATATATTAACCTGATTGATTCAATCTTTAAAAAGCTCGAAGATTTGTATGAACAAGAGGTTTGTTGAATCGTGTTTCAAGAAAATTCCATCTCTTCTCTAAGCAATCATATGGGATCTTATTTTTAACTAGATATAATTATGCGCACAGCCCGTGGTTTGCACAAATTACGGGCTCAGTCCCAACCTTTTTTTTTTGCATGGACATGACTCACGATTTGAACGTTTTGCatgtaaatcatcatcattttcgttTTCAATCCATTTTGCAGGTACTCGGACTCATTAGGAAAAGCGTTGAATATGTGAACGCTGCCAGCTCAGCATCTGATGAAACGAAGAACGAGCTAAACATGATGATTGCAGACACACTCACAAGCACACTTGATGTTGGTGCATGGGAAGAACGTGTTTGCAAAGTATGCGGATTAGATGAAAATGATGACGTGTTGCTTTTATGTGATACCTGTGATGCTGAGTACCATACGTACTGCTTAGATCCACCGCTTTTAAGGATCCCGAGATCAAGTTGGTATTGCCCTCCTTGCGTACAAGATATAACGTGTGACTCACCGtcgtcaagtcaaagtcaacctcTCAAGAAGATGAAAAGTCAAAGAGATTTCACTCGAAAGAGTTTAGAGGCGGTGGCGGATTTGGCGGAGAATATGGAGTCAAATGAGTACTGGGAACTAACCATTACAGAGGTTTGTATTTCAGTTACTTTTAATACGATAACAAAACGGCGGGCTTGGTAACGGGTCAAAACGGGCTCAGATTAATACAAATAGTTATTTGGTATGAGCCGAGACAGCTATTACTGGGATAGTTTatagtttatttattttaaattgtTGTAATATTTGGCATAAGAAGATTTAGGATGTTTCTTGAAATAGTAATACACTCTgaaccatttgacccatttctctTTGAGCTATCATTTTGATGTGAGCCTTTGGACCAGTTAGGGAAAAAGCATAACCCCTTTTGACCCATTTATCAGTGAGTGGGTTGATATTAGCCACTCTAAATTGAATGTGAATCATTTTCAGTttgtacacacacatacatatcaaCTTATAAATACTTGACGAATGAATTAGGTTGGTTTTAAAATGGTGGAAGGACAAATAAGTACAACTATTGTTTTGCTAAATACGAGTTTGACAACGAAAATCAAACCAAAACATCATGTCATCATATATTAACACCTGAAATTATGTGATAAATTTTTTTAACGTTATCCAGTGTTTAACGTGAAGTGTCTAAAATCTTTGCAGAGGGCTTTCCTTCTACGTTTCTTGATTGACGAGACGTTGAGTTCGGCTCTTATTCGGAATCACATAACGTCGGATAATTGTGACAGCAAACGAAACTTCTTGGGCATGGATTCAGCCAAGAGATTGTACTGGGTTCTGGGCCGGCCCGAAAGGCTGTTCGTGTCTGGCCCACACAAAGAAGGTGATGAATCATCTGAGAGATCTTCATCCCGGGAATTCGATTCCTGGAATTGTTATGAATCGGATACTGAAATCAAGACTTTGATTGAATggttgaaagatgatgatgaaagagAGAACAAATTAAAAGAGACGATTATTGATTGGCAAAGAAACAAATCAAATTATCAAAATAATGTTCAAGTTGATTTAAAAATTAACAACTTGAGATCACCGTTACATTGCACGAATGCAAGGGCAGAATTGGAAAAGAAATTTGGTTCGTTCGATGAGGGGAAAATATACAGGTGTGATTGCTTGGAATTAGTGGGGTCCACCCGACAACATTGTTTTACATGCCACTCGGCATGTGGTAGCGACGAGGTGCACCGATGTGACGGTTTTTTTCCGCTCAAAGGAGCTGTAGACACAATCGAGATGCAGTCGAGTTTGACTAATGGACTGGTCGAGTCAAACACCGGGTCAACATACGCCACAAATGAGTCACCGTGTGAGGATGACATGTCATATTGTGAGGGTAAAAATGGAAAAAGTACGCCATCTTCTTCCGggttgttagttgggagagcttttgAAATCGTTTCACTTTTAAAAATTACTTTGCTTGATATCGAAGCTGCACTTCCTAGAGAAGCGTTTAGACTTTCGAGAGCAGCCGCAGATAGGTTACGATGTTGGCGGGAATATCTGAAATCGGCGCAATCAATTTATGAGGTGAATATATACTTGTGTATAATCTTCTGTCTGTTATCTGCTTATATGTTAGCTGAAAGTTATTTTGTCTGTAGTTTTCATATCTTACATAtacgagtatatacatgcatacataatAGATATAGGTAGTGTAACTTTTATGGTGTAAAGGTTAGACCTGATATTTTGCAGATGGTACAAGCAACTATTTTTTTAGAGGACATGATTAAAACCGAGCGCCTGAAAAGGGAATGGTGGTATTGGTCATCACCTTCAGCTGCTGCTAAAATCTCAACTGTATCTTCACTCGCTCTTTACGTTTATGCCCTCGATTCTGCTGTCGTGTACGAGAAGCCACCTCCACCTGTCGATCTTATAGAGCCCTTAATACCAGAAGATTTTATG
Proteins encoded in this region:
- the LOC139864618 gene encoding methyl-CpG-binding domain-containing protein 9-like, which encodes YDYSVVRVLQDGLPVQFEDFFITSIGKIDPRPAFHNTSQIWPIGYKSTWHDKLTGSIFTCNILDNGDCTPIFRVNRYSCTKKSTPNPSTVIYNTKSGPSDDIPIRLTTEESQHLPCNSFINGDLIGEFSVEGRSPSSAWQMVIETLLIACRQAFQDLKVFKFCCNHRVEGQNCYNNLYNVDSLDKFGCLNGHINSIPSLILTIEQLEITCTVLRRWLQVDRFGLDVEFVQELIEQLPEVSDCLGYKYLDERCQNLMTHTVKSGFFTVLKKSVVSNSVTESDKRIGPPGSAIVSNLPSGLIGDALQAYEFSLRFYNLLGQKAPLSRQKLEYELLNPWVDGFTSLNNGISKIAPDATKETEKNGSQSLLSNYQISVLKVVVEDVLANVVISDSSVAMESKSRKGRKKNMDAVAVSGKNNIEIGLFPVNEITWPEVARRYILVSLFMDANPDLEITKREFDEVFRCLNGDGGPLCGSYTGMAAIEADAVVLTEASKQILSSVKSKVVDFIIDKKDLNTNLSIETKRSNKQRPEWIKILEPIRKQPTNVGAKIRNQIKMSLEKRPPEWAKKMLLESISKEVYKGNAAGPTKKIIVKVLETVRNENPPTKTKAKESRVVRTISDVIIKRCRMVLRAAAAEDENKCLFGLMTESLLKPNGPDDVGNPLTVSRPLDFRTIDLRLDAGFYDHSHESFIEDVREVWQNLRMAYRNKPVYINLIDSIFKKLEDLYEQEVLGLIRKSVEYVNAASSASDETKNELNMMIADTLTSTLDVGAWEERVCKVCGLDENDDVLLLCDTCDAEYHTYCLDPPLLRIPRSSWYCPPCVQDITCDSPSSSQSQPLKKMKSQRDFTRKSLEAVADLAENMESNEYWELTITERAFLLRFLIDETLSSALIRNHITSDNCDSKRNFLGMDSAKRLYWVLGRPERLFVSGPHKEGDESSERSSSREFDSWNCYESDTEIKTLIEWLKDDDERENKLKETIIDWQRNKSNYQNNVQVDLKINNLRSPLHCTNARAELEKKFGSFDEGKIYRCDCLELVGSTRQHCFTCHSACGSDEVHRCDGFFPLKGAVDTIEMQSSLTNGLVESNTGSTYATNESPCEDDMSYCEGKNGKSTPSSSGLLVGRAFEIVSLLKITLLDIEAALPREAFRLSRAAADRLRCWREYLKSAQSIYEMVQATIFLEDMIKTERLKREWWYWSSPSAAAKISTVSSLALYVYALDSAVVYEKPPPPVDLIEPLIPEDFMLKDQIPKKSKLKSNSSSKRSNSMVNLNSSSSKSPNLEVPVVDPTVTRVPEDSKSNEEIPKKSKFKSNSSSKRSNSMINLNSSSSKSPNLEVPVVDPTVSEVPEGSKSNEEIPKKSKMKSNSSSKRSNSMVNLNASSSKMSSLEVPLVDPTVSVVPKDSKSMEEALEKSNMKKKRKSNSSIKRSNSKIDLELSNSDKWSDSEIPPGFGTNPIDLEDSKSMEEAFEKSNVKKKRKSNSSIKKSNSKIELKLSNSDKWLESEIPPGFGTNLVDLEDSKSTEKSNPKKKRKSSVSIKRLNSEIDLNSNNPIMAEMLNDLELANFPSQKSNPKKKRKSSSSKKRLNPEINPNSSSSTMAETLNDLELTNFPTSGKQIEEKET